ACTTGATGGGCCGCGTGTAAAACCAATCCCTCTGTATGCATGGGTTTTTGTTTTCCTATTTCGGAGTAATATTTGGTTTTTGATTCACAAACGCCGAAGACAGTGTTTTAGTTTGTTGGTGTTGCACTCTACTCCCAATTAGGGTTTCTCTGAAAGGTTTCGAAATCCTGTGCCGCAGCCATCATGGTGAGTGTCCTTCTTCCTCGCATTTCATTAGATCCGTGATTGTTCTTGATTATCCATGTGGTTTCTTTGAATAACTGAATTTTTTTGTGGATTGAGTAGGTTCTTCAGAATGACATCGATTTGCTTAACCCTCCAGCTGAGCTTGAGAAGAGGAAACACAAGCTCAAGCGTCTCTCTAACAAGCTTTTATGTCTCTTGTTTGCCCGTTTTATTGTTGCAGGATGTGAAGTGCCAAGGTTGTTTCAACATGTAAGTTGGATGATTctgccttctttttttttttgttgatttttatttagtgcTATCTAATTTGCTTTAAATCACTTGAATTAGTTTTAACTGTTTTCGCCTCAAATTTGTGATTGAATGCAGTACCACTGTATTCAGCCACTCTCAGACCGTCGTGGTGTGCGGAAACTGCCAGACAGTATTGTGCCAGCCGACAGGCGGCCGAGCGAGGCTGACCGAGGGCTGCTCTTTTAGGAAGAAGGGGGATTAAATCGGTGTgacatctttttgcttttttggTTCTTGAAAGTTTTGCTGTTCTAAGATAGGATCAATGCCTTCTGTCTTTGTTTAACTATTTAtggtatatttatatttagtttTGTTAAATTGTAAGACTCTTTATTCTACAACTTTCTCTAGAACTTGATGATACTACCTAGCCTTTTCATGATATTGCATATGATTTTGGTAGATTTCTAATTTTATCTTACATGTTGGATTCATATTACTCTGATTCTTATGTATGTGTGTAGTTCTTTTTGCTTGATTTGTCTTACTTTTGGTTCTTAAAGCCGGACCTTATATGTATTTTTATGCTTTTCTGGGTTAGGTTTtaatcttatttatatttggATTGTTTGTTGAACACAAGCAATGGGGATTTGCTTGATGATGCGCCTAAGGCATAGTGCTTCCCTCTTGAGTTAGGGTGGCCGTAGGGTGAAGGGGCTACTGGCTGCTTTAGTAATAGCAGTTTGAAACTTGTCTCTATAATTAGAgatttcttctttgtttgcttgactTCTTAAGTTATGAAGAAGATTAGCTTCTCATTAATTCGGTCTTTGCTGAATAACAAGCAGTCCTAGCTgttgccaattttttttaacataaatgcCAAATGCATGTTATGATAGACAAGGTTTATCATGGATATTAAATTATGAAGTTTTTTGCTAATCCTAGTTATACCCATAGCATTAAGAATTTCCGGAAGTTAAGTCTTTACTCATTAAGATTAAAAATTTACCACTTCAATTATTTGAAAGTTTAAATATTTACTACCTTTTATACATCTACTGGTATACtggttttctaatttttcatttGAATCCCATCATTTTAAACTTAATTCTTTCCCTTGTGGACTTGTTATGATTTCTCCAATATCAACCATAATTTATCATTCCTTTTCTAACATTTAATTAGAAAAACCCATGGGAGACAAGGAATTGtaagatttatgatttttttttttaggtcaACAAGATTTAAGAATTTAATAGAGTAACGAGGACACTGTAATTTGTCAAAAAAGTTAGTTTTTTAATATGGATCGGGCAGAAAAAATTATGTATCCTATCCTACCTTTATTGGTATCGCGTGTGTACATTTTGCTACAATGAAGAGCATCTTTGCTATGAAAAACTCTACATTGTACCTTTCCTCAACTATTTTGAGGAGGTTGCCAACTCCCTAGAGGTTAATCATCTCTTTTTACAAACAAGGTAAGAAAGGAATTACTATATATTTAAATCCAATTGAAAAACAAGTAGGGTGTTAATTCGAATGTAGATGATGATCAGCAATTCAGCATTCTTGTGTTAATGATCGGTGTACATGAGTTTCTTGAAAAGCAAGGAAAAAGAAACAGGCCAGGATGCTTCTCAATTTTCGTGAACaagttaaaataaagataatttcctctctctcttttttgtcTATTAATAAGGCGATGATGCAAGGCTTGCATTTGATAGGCTAATCTCATATAGTTTTTCTACCTTTGCGCAAATATGCTTGTTTAGCTTTACCCATCCTTTGcttttatttatcttcttttGTACAAATATTCGTATCACTGCTTTCGGCGCGTGActtttttctgttttgaatcCACCATTATAACTTTACATGCTACTAGACATAAGATAATCACtgtaaaaattctatttaagcTCTAATGCCAAAATTGAGCAAACCCAAATGCAATATCATTCACGGTGACATAAATTGAAAACACAAATTCTTTCCATGCTGTCCTGCTTTTGAAGTGAGATATAAAATAAACCACCACTATAACATTGTGGAATAAAATAAACATGTCATGACTTTGTTTGACTTTTACATAAGAAATCTAGAAAGGTAGAACCAACCCCAAATTCGAAGATAATAATTGGTTGAGCTTTTACATGGCACAGTAAGCTTGGCAAACGGAAATGGCCAAATCAAGTTAGTTAAAAGGAATATAGTTTCCTACTTGGACTTTGgttatgtaataaaaaaatagatgggaaactaggaaaaaaataaaaataaaacctataaatacatatattgatTATTCATATACTTGTTAATAATTTTCTTCACTCCAAACTCCAAATATCAAACTTCAAAATCATTAAAGGAGCCCATATTGGATGAACTAATTATTAGTCATCACATGTTACATAACATTATATACCTAATAAAGTAATAATAGTCATGGTTTCTTCTATACATGTTCAGCATCAGTTGCATTTGTTATGACACATATACCACTTTAATAATAAGCTTAGTGCAAAGCCCCAAGTATGGTAGTGATAACAAAGCAAATAGTAGATACAAATATCCTATTTTAACACATCTAAGCCATATATGGAAGATAGTAGTCATTGAAGATCTGAGATAATCAAGGCTTGTGGTGCTGGGTGTAGATGTAATCTATGTGAGCTTCTAAAGTCATTCTTCTCATCAAGCATTCTTCATCTCCACTATTGCATTCCTCCACCCCCAGCAGCTGCTAGATTCCAATTAagcaaacataataataataaggtttAGTTCAACTTCAACAGCAATATTATTTTATCAGCAGTTATTATCGTATTCTGTACTGACATATGATCTActgaaaattggatttgaaTGTTGCGCGAGCTTCATTTACACTCGAATACAATGAATTATGTTTAGAAACATTTCTTATGTGTTTCAATTTAGGATTTACCTTGGAGGATTCACCACCTTCCTGAAAAACAAAGCTTTCCCCAGAGGATCCATCCAATATTCTGTTTTCCCCTGAAGAAAGCAAGTTCCACTTGGTCAAATAACATTCAACAGACACATAATCAAAATAACTGAGAGCTACCAAATACTGCTTATTAGTACCTTGATGAGTGATAAGTGGACGAGCCTCTAGCTTTGATGAGAAAActtgaaagaaaaggaaaaagaaaaggagaaaaagtCCATAGTGAAGAGTTGGCTTCATCATGATTATCATTCAAACTGCAGAGTATAGAGGAATGGATAGATAGGTGTGTGTTGAAAGAAAGAGGTTGCAGAAAGTGGATATAAATACACACACATATCATGCAAGCAAATTAATTAAAGTAGTACACTGTTGTTCACATGAAGGTTCCTAAAAAAATGAggcaattttttttccatttaataaaaaaaaaaactcaccaCAACATGGCCCCACTCACCATCATCATCCTCTCTATATGCTTCTTTATTAGCATATGTCTCAATACTTAATAGCAGTATCATTTCAATAATTACTTACCTGAAAATATCTTCATATaaagatgataatttaaaatcgTTGGATAATTTAATATGTATAGTTAAATTACttaacataatatatattacatCTTAGCTCATTTTTACATGAAAACAATTTTAGATGAGTAGTCTTTACTATATTATCATTCTCTCTTAATAATTTACTATATTATCATTCTCTCTTAATAAACTAGTGTTCATGGTAGTAGTGTGTGATGAGACCAGAGAAGACAGGACCACAATTTGATGGTAGCAAGTGAAAGGTGCTTTAGTCATTGTCTGCCATAGCAGTGGTCCAAAGCAACACAGTCACACACTGCCTAAAAATCCACATCAATGCAAATAGTGGCACTCTTTTCACACTGTCAACAAAAAGTCAACCTTTGATCAGGACTTGCTGACAGCTGTTGTCCAACCCTCCTCTCTTAACTATTAAACTCTTCACCTTTGCCAAAATCTTCATCACCATCAGTCCACCATGCcatctatttttttgttctgATTTTGAAGTTGCCTTGTTATTTAAGGCATCACAAGAACTCACCATCTTAAAAGATTGAATTAAATCAAAGCAAAAAACTATCATTTACCtgataaaaatagatatataattatttatatgtccAACACACTTCTTCACacaagaatttatttatttttagtttgtgtaaattttatatattttttttatttgctttatattaaaattttattcttttaaagtcaataaaaaattaattttagatttttagccATTAAAACTTTAATATCATAAATTATAACTAAAGGTGCATTTTTTTGTGCGCttatcatatatattatatctaataaaaaatattaattcaggTTTATTATAAAGTAAAAATTAAGATGCAGTTGTTTTTATGAAAAGTTACTAGTTAAGAAtcattagataataatttagtcaaacgTGTGAAATTATCTAACGAATTCTCAACTAATAACTTCATGTAAAATAACTGCACGTTCTTCATCTTGTTACAAATATCATAGATCAAGTTTTTAAACTTATTAAATTCTAGTTATAGAGGCAAATAAAATCAGTCTTGAGAAATTTTCAGATACTAAAAAATGAATAGAATGCTTCGAAGTTGCCTCTCCACTTGgtaatgaaaacaaaatcagTGGCAAAGCCACCATTTGTAGTGCCACAtcagaatatatatatatataaagagagaaCGAGGGAGagacacacacacatacacacatgCAAGCAATGACTTTCTTCTTATCATCATTGGCAGTATTATATTGAATCATTGATAGACACGGTTCTCATATATATGCATGCTTCCAAATGCATTTCAATTATGATCGAGCttaattattcattttattaattatatatttgttcTTTAATTCACCATGTAATGTTCATTTGTGATACTTGGCAAACTTATGAACCTTGGATAAGTcttcatattgatttatttaattttaatactgaTAGTGCTTCATCACTTGCTAATGTGCATCTAAAAAATATGGCAGATTCCAATTAATATTCCCTCGCAGAGTGCAAGGTGTATGTGTTATGTTATATATGTATAGGAAATTGCGTAAAGTTGTTGCATACTACTACGTTGTTGCTCCACTTTGGAATTTCGAGTTAGCGGGTCTTATTGTGATTTGTGGAATCAATAGTGTATATTAATTTAGAGCCAGATTTGAAGCCTAGATTTTGCTCCTCTTTTGGAAGATTTAAATCTTTCTGTCTCTTGCTCTAAGCGTAATAAACAATTTAAAGGAAAAGAAGCCATTGTCGGAATTGAGTTTCggcgcacacacacacacacatatatatatgtatgtattctTTAATAATACACAGGTTAGAGACCAATTCCTTTGGGAACTGACTTGGATTATTCTAAAGCTTGATTAGTTAACATTACGTGCCTTAAACCATAATGTGATAGCTCTATATAGTTCTTTATTCTTTAAATGCGATGTTATTCCACTATATATATCATATTATCatccagaaaaaaaaaaagagaaggaataTATTAGGAGAAACTAGAAACGGTGGATTAAAATgatagatattaaaaattattcacataaaattatctttatataaaaataattgataaaaattgttaaatgaGTATTTAGTAAATATGTCACAAATCATATGTCACAAATCATCTAAcagtttttatatattgttttcaCATGAAGACAACTTTATTTGAGTAGTTACTGATGATTCACTGTTGGATGGTgggtgttaaatttttttatagtaattcTGAGTTGTGACTCATTGTTGAATCCACGCACTATGTGAAGAAAGTAAGTTTACGAAGCATTAGTGAAAGAGTGAAAAGTTATGAAAACAAGGTAAAAAAGGGTGAATGGATTTCATTCCATGGTCAAACTAACAATAACCTGTTTGAGGAAgacaaagaaaaagtgaaagGATGTAAAAACAAGGATGTATTCCCTTGAGAAATGGGAATAAGGTGGTACATGAAAGTGTGAAGCAAAGAGGTTATGGTTATGGTTGGTATTTGATTTGATAATTGGAAATGGCATATAGCTAAAATACAAATGCAACAGTACCATAGTAATAATGGACAAGTCATTGTGTTGACTAAACAGTCTGAAATTTTTGCTGTATCTTAGTATGGCAAGTCATGTTCATAACTCATGCGTGCCAGAAAACACATacataccaaacttaatttgTCCATTTGCCCCAACACCACATCTTATTATGGATTTTAGGATTAAGAGACTAGTAATTATAGCTAGGTTCTGATAATTCCTAATGCCATATTAGTCTTCATTAAAACATCATCTTTTACTTTCTAAACTTATTGCTACTATAGTATTACCAAGGGAAATTTAAAACACTTTGATTCCCCAATATATATGATGGCCCATCCTAAAAGCAAAGACAAGAATGTGGCAATTATTTCATAGAGTTCACCCTAAAGAATCTCATAAAACTAGCAGAGCTAGCTACTCCAAGGAATCTCTTCAGAGTTCAGATGATCAAACGGGTGGAGCAGAATAATCAAGCGGGacatgtgtgtgtgtatatatatatatacacacacatgTCACGTGTCAACTATTTAAGGCTTGCTTAAGTCAACTGGTGTTCCTGTCTTTTGTGCTATCTATGTACGGCCTTGACCCAAATTGTCTCTTCTCTTTTATTAACAAGTagactttcaaattcaaatcaagaGAGTTCAAAAACCAAACTATATGCATTTATTGTTGCTGTTGCAATTTTTCAATCTTGATTTGATCCTCATTAAATAGAGCATAGTTCGTAGTTCTAGTTAGTTTAACTTAGTAGCATCTTCTTTTCTAGTGGCCACTTTTCCTTTTCCGACATTGGATTTTTTTACATGTATAACTTGTTCCAAAAATATGTGCCATCAAACTATACTATTGGCTTTGCCAATGGTAGGAAAGGAATTATAACGGAAAGCGggaatattctaaataaataccCACTAATACCCACTAATGGttatttcatgatttcttaCTAACATTCGAATTAAATAATagtgaaaaggaagaagtgaaCATCTGCCTCTGCATTACTTGCTAGTGCTACCCTTGCTGGGTCACATTTCagctatatatattatttgtataagGTTTATCatgattaaatataatttcacTTGTGTTTTCTTTTATATAACATGACAAGAACAATGGCACACGTTATCAAATTCCGTTTGTAATTTGTTGgcattagataatttaataataataagatatataaaatattaacatCGAAGTTGAGATGGCCGAGTTGGTCTAAGGCGCCAGATTAAGGTTCTGGTCCGAAAGGGCGTGGGTTCAAATCCCACTCTCAACATTCATCTTTTTTTGTGTAAGTAAGAtacattattgcttttttttttggacttcaatattggttttttttttagtagATTGGACAACCTCCAATTTTAGGTATACAACACACTTACACACTCTTCACACTTTTACCATATCTTTTCTTCAATTACAATCTCTAGGGTTTGGACTTCAATATTGTTCAATATGCGAGAAATGTAATGGGCTTCCTTTATCTGCTTATATGGTTATtgatagacaaaaaaaaaaaaacataacaacGGACTCGCTctcttaaattatattaaatttgtcTGAACTTGAGGACAAAATCTAAATACACCACCAAACGGacaaaaaacattaaaaaaaatgaaaagcagaAACTTGATATCTTATGTATTGTTAGTTTTTATTCCATTCTCTCTTTTCATGAAATTTCTTACaaccataaaaaatttgtttttatttggaaaaacaaagaattacGAAGAAGAAGATTTCCATACTGGTGGTATAGAAGGTGCCATTCAATTAAATTATGATAATATGTCATAGTTTAAGtcaatatcaattttttacttatatatatatatatatattcttcatTTTTCCCTTTTCCTAAGACGGCCTTAGAAAATTTAGTAGAATTTACAATCTGAATATTTTTCTATATCCCTGCTTTAAATAAGACAATTAAGATATAAATAAATGTTAGATTCCTAATCCCCATTGTAGGGTTTACTTTCTTCGTCAAAGTGttcttttatgtattatttCAAGAATAGGGTAGAAATTGATGTATATGGATGTCTTCTTATATATGTATAAAGATAATTAGTCTATCATTATTCAAAGTTAACAGcctcttctttatttttactattaatcTATATATAGTGGGAGAAAATGTTAATACTTTAGTAGTTGGAGTAATTTCTTTACTTTAATTTGAGTGGACTAAACCATTTTTATATTATCTATTGATGGAACACGCCATCATCAAATTAAACAGGCAAATAAACTTcataaagtttaattttgtgtCTCATTTAATTCTCAATAATTATACATACTTACATAGTGATGCCTTTCAGCATTGTACAAAGAAGATTCACGTTACTACATATGCATCAATAGAGTCAAACGTAACATATGAATCAATAGAGTTAAGCCACAAATAGAGATAGCAACAGTATATATCCAAATCTACGAATATTCACTCCGCTCCTATCTGTTTAGACCTATTTTGATGTGAGAGTGAGTTTTTAGTGGGATAGAATTTTGAGCGTGGCAGAGAGGCGGatttagataataaataatatccatcctaatatataattttaatatataatatatgtaatatttataaaataattaataatattatattatattatatttttattttaatttatattacgtatataataacaattatataaattttaatatttaattttatttataaaaatagataaaaacagAATGAGTTAAGATTTAACTTTTTATTACATGTGAGTAGAAATGGAACAAATTCTATATAAATTATTGTGGGATAAAATGAAGTGGAATAACTAATAAGACAAATGAaacataaaatagtaaagagGATCGTAGATTTAAGATAGGGCATACGTATGCGTGGTTATAGCCACAGCTTATTGTTAtaggtaattaaaaaataaaataaaataaataaaaattctgtGGCTATATAAGCATATCATAATGTGACGACCACATACATgtctaaaaaataaacaaaataaaataaaagtacaaCCTTACCTCCATACTATTTTACGCACACATCTTTTATTACTGTGatttttcttcaccaaatcttcTTGCTCAATACACATTAGAACTAGTAATGGATAGGGTATGGTAAGATTTGGACtctattctaattttatttgcgggtagaaaattttaataaaactctATCCTATTCTATTTACGGATTAAAAATTTCTCAACCCGAACTCTATCCGCACCCTAAATTACAAAACTTTATCCTACCAAACTTTATTCgcagaaatattatttttttaaaaaataaatataaaactcaatcattctaaattttatacatattaacaaaataaaaaaataaataactaaattcaaattaaaataaaagacaataaaatcttaaagaaaTTCAGCATAAAATTACAAACATACATAtcgttatattaataaaataaaaaattaaatttaaattaaaattaaaaacaataaaatcctaaacaaatccaacataaaattacaaatagtaTAATTATCAAgttcttaataaaattaaaataacataaacaaagataaatgtcttcaaacatttcttttaatTCCAAGTTCTTGCAACATTATTCTTCCGTCAGTTTAAAAAatgcatcatcatcttcattagCAGTTTGATAATCAGCTTTTTCacctaaaaatcaaatacaacaataattttaacacaactaaacaaattgaaaaacttaaaaataaacataaataaccTCTTTTATAATATTCTGTCTACAACCAATTTTGATTGCACATAAGAGCTTCTACCGTATTTTCATGAAGACTACCACGATGAGTAGCAATTATACGGTCACTTGTGCAAAAAGAAGACTCAGAAGCAACAGTAGACACAGGAATGACAAATATGTCTCTTGCAATTTTCTGAAGAGTTGGAAACTTAACTCTATTTACCTTCCACCAAGctaatatatcaaaatcagGAGTTAAAGGATGAACATCTTCCTCTACATAGTGATCAAATTTCGTCTTCACAAATgaactttttttcttcttcttttgtctAATATACAATTGATAACcaacatcatcatcttcatctgcATTAACCCTAAGCTCTTGTGTAGATTCCACTGACATATTGCTTGAATTAGATATATTCTTTTGATATTCATGAAGTAACTCATAACATTTCTGTTTGATTCTCTCAACTTTCCTTGTACATTCATTAGAATTTTCACATACCCTAACAAACTTATATTCAACCACATCAAGCTTATACCTAGGATCTAAAATTGCAGTAACACCCATAATGCCATGAATTTTTTCCCAATATTTATCAAACTTTCTCTTCATCATACATGCCATGCTAATAATAACTGGATTAAGAGAAACAGTCTATTTTTCCAATCCAACATGTATCTCACATACTTTATTAAAGTAAATATTGACAGTTGAAACTTGAGTTCCAGAAAATAACCGAGTCAcattataaaaaagttttaatttaccacaaattttttttgcaagttCCTATTCCTCAttacttgaattttttttgcaagTTTCCATTCCTCATTACTTGGCACACTTTTATAATTGGAGTCTTTTTGTTTTAGTCGAGCAAAGACATCTCTGTACAACCATGCAGTTTCTAACATCACATAAGTGAAATTCCATCTAATCATACAATCAAGAGATAATTTTTGGTAAAGGGAACACCTGAATTTACTACACCAACTCACAAAAGTTTCATGTCTTTTACTAGTTGAAGTCCAATACACCACTCTATTATAAATTTTCTCCAcactttttttaactaaattgaAACTATCCTTCACAATTAGGTTTAAAATATGAGCACAGCAACGCATATGTAATAACTTACTCCCTAACAACAAATAATTGTGTGATGATTTTTCTTAACATGTTATGAACATGAAGTATGAATCATAAGTGAGTAACatgatttttctgttttttttttttttcaaaatacttAAGTTTTATGCACATTGtgtgatgattttttttataacacaTAATTAATTCAATATGTACATAAATTATGGAACATgttcattttcgaaaatatttttgtcagtTGTAATTCATATAACTTAGAATATACACATTGATTATATTCAcagattttattttctattaatctCAACAACTACTTTAGTTCTTTTCTTAAGATGGTATCTAGATGGAGTTTTGTTGATATAATTTCAGTTGCAGTCGTAATTtgttgttttcaaatttttaacgGCACTTAAATATGCAGCAATATCTATATGTAGTTACTCTATTTAtctattcttttttaatatatattttcaaataaactTGTTGTTTTTCTGCAAATGGGCATCACTTTATGATTGAATTGTATAACAATTTTAATCATTATTATGTCGATTACATTAGTTTTGGTATTACATGTGTGATTCTCAGAATTATTGAACATGGGTTTGGGTTCTGTTAGGGTTATGTACTTATGTTTCCCTTGAATTTAAAAGTAAACCttagaaatgagtaaattatatatataccacTCTATACTTAATTATTTTCCTTTACTTTTATCACTGACATCCCTTTAGTCTCAAAATGTATTGGGTTCGTGGctcattttttttgtcatggaATAAAGATTGGTGTTGTTCAATGTAATGGACGTATGGACAAATTTTTCTCTGCTACGGTGTTAGATTTAAAACGTAAGCTACGTTTTACTTTTggctcatttttctttctttttttaagggAATAAACGTAGGCTACGTTCTGCTTTCTGCatgcttttcaaatttttttttattgtgatttAACCCAAACGTAGTCTGCGTTTTGTGATgggtttagttttttatttttttcgtaatAACAAAACGCAGCTTGCGTTTTGTGCTGTATGTTAGCTTTTTTTTGGGAAATGCAAAACGCAGGTTGCGTTTTTTGTGGTGTCAGGTTAATTTTTTGAGAAATGAAAAACGCAGGCTGcgttttgtgaaaaaaatattttaatgaagAGGTCTGCCTATAAATACGAAGCAAGCTTCGCCCAAATGGCCTCACTCCACTTCTACTCATCATACTCTTTTTTCTTATACATATGTTGTAGTTCTTAGTTTTTTTGGCAGTTAGGTGTGGCAAAAAAATCGGATTAGGTGAAGTTAAAGTTATCGAAAATATTGCAAATTTGCAAGTATATTATAACGGTGAAGTTATACCAAACACACATGAAGGAGTGACTTTTGTTTATGAATGTCCGTTGTCATTTGCTATTCCATGTGACATGAGTTTTGTTGAGTTGCAAAATGGGTTTTGTAATAACATTCAAAGCCACATTTTGAAAAGGGTGAGCAACCTTTTATACAGAAGTTCTATGCAAGTATTTGGTGGGCTAATACAGTTTCAATTAATGCCCATCACTGACGATGCCAGTATGCAACAGATGTTCTGTATTTATCAACAAACCCAATTTCACGTGCCGATGATAGAGCTGTACGTTGAGTTTGAACAGCAGTCAGCGTTGGATGCGGTCGGCAAGGAGGTCAATGTTAATGAGCTCGGGGATATACATTGGAAAGAAGATAATAATAACAGTAAAGAAGAGTTCGAAGCTAACTATAAAGTCGATGACGAAAACGATGACGGTGACTTGGCAGGCAATTCGAAGGTGCAAAATGAAGCGAATGCGATTGTAAGCCAGCACCTGTTTGGTGTTCTGTCTTTTATGCGGACTCTAGATCTCGAAGCCATGCATGCCCCAGAATTTCCTAAGTTTGCAAATACGGGTATGTTATGATTATTAACTCAAGTTTTCTAtagtgtttattttatttgcctCGTCTGACTAATGGTGGTGCGCATGTCGTAGGTGAAGGCAACGTTGCGGTGGAAGATGGCGAGTTTAGTGTTAGAATGGAATTTGGTTCGAGAGAGTCGGTGATATCTGCAATCAAAAGCTACACTATCTCTAGAGGT
This window of the Arachis duranensis cultivar V14167 unplaced genomic scaffold, aradu.V14167.gnm2.J7QH unplaced_Scaffold_232527, whole genome shotgun sequence genome carries:
- the LOC127744272 gene encoding 40S ribosomal protein S27-2-like isoform X2, encoding MVLQNDIDLLNPPVELEKRKHKLKRLVQSPNSFFTDVKCQGCFNITTVFSHSQTVVVCGNCQTVLCQPTGGRARLTEGCSFRKKGD
- the LOC127744241 gene encoding phytosulfokines 5-like isoform X1 → MIIMMKPTLHYGLFLLFFFLFFQVFSSKLEARPLITHQGENRILDGSSGESFVFQEGGESSKQLLGVEECNSGDEECLMRRMTLEAHIDYIYTQHHKP
- the LOC127744241 gene encoding phytosulfokines 5-like isoform X2, whose product is MIIMMKPTLHYGLFLLFFFLFFQVFSSKLEARPLITHQGENRILDGSSGESFVFQEGGESSKLLGVEECNSGDEECLMRRMTLEAHIDYIYTQHHKP